A genomic stretch from Octopus sinensis linkage group LG14, ASM634580v1, whole genome shotgun sequence includes:
- the LOC115219534 gene encoding protocadherin beta-15 translates to MSICENMLTEVSLLLLILETSLCADRVYRIDEENDPGTFVGDIAADTKLLGIISPKDDSNIWFSQLHQENTNTSKLFNVTKTGKLYTAQRLDAETLCKYNVECFKMVDVAVQQKKYFIKILEVKIIIEDINDNKPEFRNKEIELEFYETDGKGTKKSIPNAIDKDVGIQNSQITYLLKNNNDDLFTLSVSKNMDGTSKIGIILQEKLDREVQDSYQLQVIAKDGGHPPREGVLNLQISVRDENDNSPVFSQNIYNVSIKNGYQRSTPIVTLSATDLDSGKNGKVMYQFSPKTSESARAYFKLNESTGEIWVVQKFPTGSKKVYKLFVKAKDGGNPSLGSVALVLVNINNQENNPPDIDMNFIAKSPENLPSISEGVKVGNFIAYVKVTDDNEVSCYINHDHFQLQALARKKYKVVIKKTVDREVENHIDFTITCEDKGSPPLKTEKRFSVQVSDVNDVQPTFTKDTFEFLTYENENRNFPVGFINATDPDLGSGGELSYFLISRDGSVLPFKISHLGFISTTQSLDREQHDIYRFKVLVKDNGTPSLNNTANVVVEVMDKNDNTPYFTFPSVNPFNLDFHHHPQSKSDITTLRASDRDKHVNAFLRYEILGGNDKHLFKVNHYTGVLSFSRTVYQNDAGSYNLKLAVKDNGTPVLSATTTLSLTLTVSNTTAKMYISEDTESDNRIHINLMIIIVVAAVIVSVAIVVSVIVCVVHKRNQKENHYGATQDFVGERRPSGYVCEQDSPKYDVPVAILSDPKQIRNSKTALFRRDPHSIYKPGQSWKGSSLGVQLQCITPELHQIQGNPPDFSVTRVIGKDQQHMVMSPDRFSEMSTMSSVTDSGHGCSEASTAHYETLPGLKSLQEQTPSTGRKSLSQTLIKPKARI, encoded by the coding sequence ATGTCCATATGCGAAAACATGCTAACTGAAGTGTCTTTGTTGTTGCTTATTCTGGAAACATCCCTCTGTGCAGATCGTGTATATCGTATAGATGAAGAGAATGACCCAGGAACTTTTGTTGGTGATATTGCAGCAGATACAAAACTATTAGGCATCATATCTCCAAAGGATGACAGCAATATTTGGTTCAGTCAGCTTCACCAAGAGAATACAAACACGTCAAAGTTGTTCAATGTCACTAAAACAGGCAAATTATATACAGCTCAAAGACTAGATGCAGAAACTCTTTGTAAATACAATGTAGAATGTTTCAAAATGGTAGATGTTGCAgttcaacagaaaaaatattttattaaaatattggaaGTCAAAATTATTATTGAAGATATAAATGACAACAAGCCAGAATTTCGAAACAAAGAAATTGAACTTGAATTTTATGAAACTGATGGCAAAGGAACAAAAAAATCTATACCTAATGCCATAGACAAAGATGTAGGTATACAAAATTCACAAATAACATATTTACTaaagaacaataatgatgatcttTTCACATTATCAGTTTCAAAAAATATGGATGGTACTTCCAAAATTGGTATTATTTTACAAGAGAAACTTGACAGAGAAGTACAAGATTCTTATCAGCTTCAAGTTATTGCAAAAGATGGAGGCCATCCCCCTAGAGAAGGTGTTCTTAATCTCCAAATATCAGTTCGAGATGAAAATGACAACTCTCCAGTCTTCTCccaaaatatttacaatgtttctATCAAAAATGGTTATCAACGATCAACACCTATAGTCACTTTATCAGCAACTGACTTAGATTCTGGTAAAAATGGTAAAGTAATGTACCAGTTCAGTCCCAAAACATCAGAGAGTGCCAGAGCctattttaaattaaatgaatCAACAGGGGAAATCTGGGTGGTGCAAAAGTTTCCAACAGGTTCCAAGAAGGTATATAAATTGTTTGTTAAAGCAAAGGATGGAGGTAATCCTTCCTTAGGTTCAGTTGCTCTGGTTTTagttaatataaataatcaagagAACAACCCTCCTGATATAGATATGAATTTTATAGCAAAATCACCAGAAAATTTGCCAAGCATTTCAGAGGGTGTAAAAGTTGGTAACTTTATTGCTTATGTAAAGGTCACAGATGATAATGAAGTTTCTTGTTATATTAATCATGATCACTTTCAACTTCAGGCTCTTGCACGTAAAAAGTATAAAGTTGTTATTAAGAAAACAGTTGACAGAGAAGTAGAAAACCACATAGATTTTACCATCACATGTGAAGACAAAGGATCTCCACCATTAAAAACTGAGAAACGATTTTCAGTGCAAGTATCAGATGTTAATGATGTACAACCAACATTTACTAAAGATACTTTTGAATTTTTAacctatgaaaatgaaaatagaaattttcCAGTAGGCTTCATCAATGCAACCGACCCTGATCTTGGATCAGGAGGTGAATTATCTTATTTTCTTATAAGCAGAGATGGGAGTGTTCTTCCCTTTAAAATCTCTCATTTAGGATTCATATCAACTACTCAGTCTTTAGACCGTGAACAACATGACATTTACAGATTTAAAGTGTTAGTAAAAGATAATGGTACACCATCTCTTAACAACACAGCTAACGTTGTTGTTGAAGTTATGGACAAAAATGATAATACTCCCTATTTTACTTTCCCTAGTGTTAACCCTTTCAATCTAGATTTCCATCACCATCCACAGAGTAAGAGTGACATCACAACATTAAGAGCCTCCGACAGAGACAAACATGTTAATGCTTTCCTCAGGTATGAAATActtggaggcaatgacaaacatTTATTCAAAGTTAACCATTATACTGGAGTTTTGTCTTTCTCTCGTacagtttaccaaaatgatgctggatcataTAATCTAAAATTAGCTGTCAAAGATAATGGTACACCAGTTTTATCAGCAACCACTACACTGTCTTTGACACTAACTGTTAGCAATACAACAGCCAAAATGTACATCTCTGAAGATACAGAATCAGACAACAGAATACATATTAATTTGatgattattatagtagtagcagcagtgataGTTTCTGTTGCTATTGTAGTTTCTGTAATTGTTTGTGTTGTtcataaaagaaatcaaaaagaaaacCATTATGGTGCTACTCAAGACTTTGTTGGTGAGAGAAGGCCATCTGGATACGTTTGTGAACAAGACTCTCCAAAATATGATGTTCCTGTTGCAATCTTATCAGAtccaaaacaaataagaaattctAAAACAGCTCTTTTTCGAAGAGATCCTCACTCCATATACAAACCTGGACAGAGTTGGAAAGGGTCATCATTAGGAGTACAGCTACAATGTATTACTCCTGAATTGCATCAA